From Veillonella dispar, one genomic window encodes:
- a CDS encoding hemolysin family protein has protein sequence MDSVDGLLPIGFGLVCIFLINFFVVAKFSFARLRKEHVEDMDILLEKDREFLLKLYQNPEYFLNTTQFLILFFILALAGTGTYVFDNTVDQLVAVFNVHSTWMHFVLDILLLLLISLIVLIFGEIVPKALGLSFPTKYVNTYSRIVVAAGRLVYPFIWIASKISTVILDFYKTKYLTELDLVYSEEEIRMMISRSHEEGQLDQVESELIDNVFNFVDRRAKEVMVPRQDVDCIFVEDGYDEAMKFIRSKAHTRYPLCVEDKDHIIGLVHIKDLMERPNQARKDLRNVKRDILTVPEVMKLSTLLQYMRTRRIYQAIVVDEYGGMVGLVGLEDIIEELVGDIQDEHEPHLPAKIAYADGSFEFDGKVLVDEVEEMMDVEIDDSDSDTIGGYVFGLLERTPIVGDTVDALGYTFEVTQMQGYRVSRIKVTPLPEEETTEEEHEEA, from the coding sequence ATGGATAGTGTAGATGGCCTGTTACCCATAGGGTTTGGCCTTGTATGTATATTTTTAATTAATTTTTTTGTGGTCGCAAAGTTCTCCTTTGCTCGCCTTCGTAAAGAGCATGTTGAGGATATGGATATCCTTTTAGAGAAGGATCGAGAGTTTTTATTAAAACTCTATCAAAACCCTGAGTATTTTTTAAATACGACGCAGTTTTTGATTTTATTCTTTATTTTGGCTCTTGCTGGTACAGGCACCTATGTATTTGATAATACCGTAGATCAACTTGTAGCGGTATTTAATGTGCATAGTACATGGATGCACTTCGTATTAGATATACTTTTATTGTTATTAATTAGCTTAATTGTTTTAATCTTTGGTGAAATCGTACCTAAAGCATTGGGCCTTTCGTTCCCAACAAAGTATGTAAATACCTATAGCCGTATCGTAGTAGCGGCTGGTCGTTTGGTATATCCGTTCATTTGGATTGCCAGCAAAATATCCACTGTTATTTTGGACTTTTACAAAACAAAATATTTAACAGAGCTAGACCTTGTGTACTCTGAAGAAGAGATTCGCATGATGATCTCTCGAAGCCATGAAGAAGGTCAACTAGACCAAGTGGAATCAGAGTTGATTGACAATGTATTTAACTTTGTAGATCGTAGAGCTAAAGAGGTTATGGTACCGCGTCAAGATGTGGACTGCATTTTCGTTGAAGACGGCTATGATGAAGCGATGAAATTTATTCGTTCTAAAGCTCATACACGTTACCCTCTATGTGTGGAGGATAAGGATCACATCATTGGTCTAGTTCACATTAAGGACCTCATGGAGCGTCCTAATCAAGCACGTAAGGATTTGCGTAATGTAAAACGAGATATCTTAACTGTGCCAGAGGTAATGAAGTTATCCACACTGCTACAATACATGAGAACTCGTCGTATCTATCAAGCTATTGTTGTAGATGAGTACGGTGGCATGGTTGGTCTCGTAGGCCTTGAAGATATTATCGAAGAGCTCGTTGGGGATATTCAAGACGAACATGAACCACACTTACCAGCTAAAATTGCTTATGCAGATGGTTCCTTCGAATTTGATGGCAAAGTTCTTGTAGATGAAGTAGAGGAAATGATGGACGTTGAAATCGACGATTCCGATTCTGATACAATTGGGGGCTATGTATTTGGTCTATTAGAACGGACACCAATCGTTGGTGATACTGTGGATGCATTGGGATATACCTTTGAAGTAACACAAATGCAAGGTTATCGCGTATCCCGTATTAAAGTAACACCTTTACCTGAAGAGGAAACAACGGAAGAAGAACATGAAGAAGCTTAA